A window of Burkholderiales bacterium genomic DNA:
GGCCATGAAATCCGTCGTGGAGGCACTCCTCGCGGAAAACGTGCCCTTCTGGGTGTGCGAAGCGTGCGGCAAGGGTCGAAACGTGACGCCGGACAACTGGGTCGCCACCGCCACCTACAAGACCATGGGCGATTACGTGGCCGCGGCGGCGGCGGCGGACCGGGTGCTCTCCTTCTGATCGGCAGCCCGCCGCCCCATGATCGCCGAAGGCCGGGGACAGACGCGGCAAAGGCCCCTTTCTGCCACGATCCGCCCCATGCGGCCCGAGGAGGCTCCCGAGATCTCCCGCTTCATGCTGGCCGCCTTCGACGAGTTCATGGCCAAGGACTTCGACGAGTGGGGCAAGGCGAGTTTCGCCAAGTTCGCCGCCCCCGAAGCGCTCCTCGCCCGCCAGGCCTACGGCTATCTCACCCTGGTGGCGGAGGAGGGCGGGCGCCTCGCCGGCCTGATCCAGGTGCGCTGGCCGTCCCATATCGTCGCCCTCTTTGTGCGGAAGGAATACCAGGGGCGGGGCATCGGCCGGGCCCTGGTGACCGAGGCCGTGCGCCGGATCGAGATGGAGTGCCCCGAGGCGGAGTTCGTCACCGTGGTCTCCTCCCCCCACGCCGTGGGCTTCTACCGGCGCCTCGGGTTCGAAACGGTGTACGCCGACGGCGCTCGGAGCGCGGAGCACGGGATGCGCCTGCCCCTCACGAGCGCGGCGGATCCGGAGCATTGAGAAGCCCGAGCGCGCCGCCGGGGCTTTCGTGGACCAGGCTCGGCGGCCAGGGAACTTCCCGGGCGAGAGCGGTCACTGTCCCTTATCGAGGGCCGTCCCAACCGCCGCCGGGTGCCGGGCGGCCGTGAGTCCGTAGCGATCCATCAGGAGGAGGCGACTTCCCGTGGCCAAGAACGTAGAGATCAATCTCACCGTGCGGCTGTCCCTCAAGTTGGCGGAGAACGTGGACTGGGACGACGTCATCCACGACCTGGAATTGTCCCTGGCCGTGCCCAAGGACACGGCCGAGATCGTGGATTTCGAGGTGCTGGACGTCCAGCCCCTCGGCGAGGAAGAAGAGTGAAGACCGGCCGGGGCGTGGGCTAGCGATTTCCCGCGACGAAGGCGTCCCGCGCCCGCACGCCGACATCGGCCTGGTCGGTGAAGAAGCCGTCGACGCCCGTGGCGAGAAACGCCGCGATCTCCCCTTCCCCGTGCCCCAGGGCGTTGGGGTCGTTGGAGGAGCGTAGGCTCGCCGGCAGAAAGCGGTTCTCGGCGCGGAAGGTGTAGGGGTGCACCTCGAGCCCCACGGCGTGGGCGTTCTTCACGAAATCGCTGGCGTTGGCCGGGTCTAGCCGGCCCTCGGCGTCGGGGGCGAGGATGAAATGATATTTCTCCGGCCCCACCCCGTCGGCGTAGGCCGCGATGTCCGCTAAACCCTGGGGCGTCGCCATCTGGTCGTAGGTGAGCGTCCCGCCCTCCGCTTCCACGTCGTAGGGTTTGCCTTCCCGCCCCAGGAGCTGCACCAGCGGGATCCCGGTCATGCGGTCGAGCTTCTTGAGGTTCCCCACCTCGAAGGACTGGATGAACACCCGCTCCGGAGCCTCCTCGTAGCCGTTGCGGCGCAGGATCTCCACCAGGGGCTCTTCCATGGAGAGCCCCAACCGCTGGAAGTAGGTGGGATGCTTGGTCTCCGGGTACAGGCCGATGCTGCGACCCAGGGCGCGTTCGTGGGCCTTCACCAGGTCGATGATCTCCTGCAGGGTGGGCACCTGGAACTGGCGGTCGAACCGGGCGTTGGCCGGCCGCACGTCGGGGATGCGCTCGATGGCGCGAAGCTGCTTGATCTCCGCCAGGGTGAAGTCCTCGCTGAACCAGCCGGTGACCCCGACGCCGTCCACCACCTTGGTGGTCCGGCGGTCGGCGAATTCGGGCCGGCGCGCCACGTCGGTGGTGAGATCCAGCACGTTGCCGTGCCGCGCGATCAAATGCCCGTCCTTGGTCATGACCAGGTCGGGCTCGATGAAGTCGGCGCCCTGGAGGATGGCCACGGAATAGGCAGCCAGGGTGTGCTCGGGAAGATAACCGCTCGCGCCCCGGTGGGCGATGACGATGGGTTTTTCCCCGCCGTGACGGTTGGGGGCGTAGGGCGGACGGGCTTCGGCGCTCATGGCGTCGATCAGCATAAGCGCCGCCGTCGCCAGGGTAAACAAGCGTGCGCCGAATCCGCCTGGGGATGCCTTGGCCCGATCAGCCCCACCACGGAAACTCGATCGGCGGTTGCGACCGTCCACCCGATCGGCGAGCACCCGCGCCGAACCGCAGGCCAGAGTCCAACCCAGGGTGCCGTGGCCGGTGTTCAGGTAAAGGTTCTCATAGCGGCGGGAGCGCCCGATCACCGGCACGTTGCCGGGCGTGGCGGGCCGTAAGCCCGTCCAGCATTCGGCGGCGGCCCGATCGCCGGCCCGGGGAAAGAGCTCGAACACCCGGTCCAGGATCAGGGCGCAGCGGCGCGGGTCGAGGGAAAGATCGTAGCCCGCAAGCTCCGCCATCCCCGCCACCCGCAGCCGGTCGCCCAGGCGCGAAAAAACAAGCTTTCGCGCTTCGTCGGTCAAGCTCACCACGGGCGCCCCCTCGCCCGCCGGCACCGTGACCGAGTAGCCCTTCACCGGATAGATGGGCAGGCGCTCGCCCAGGGGCGCGAGGAGCCGCGGGCTATAGCTTCCGAGGCAGACCACGTGGGCGTCGGCGCCCAGGACCTTCGCTCCCGCCGTCCGCCGTCACGCGCACGCCCGTCACGCGGCCGCCGCCGGTCTGCAGGCCCTCGATTCGCGTCCCGTAGCGGAAAGCGACCCCGCGCTGGGCCGCCAAAGCGGCCAGCGCTTCGGTGAACTTGCGCGCGTCGCCCGATTCGTCGTCCGGACAGTACAAGCCCCCGTGGATGGGGGCACGGCTCGCCGCGAGGGCGGGCTCCAGGCCCACGCACTCGGCGGCGGACTTGAGCTCCAGGCGCAAACCCAGGGCGGTCAGCGCCGGAAGCTTCCGCCGCGCCGCCTCGTAGTCTTCCGGCTCGGTGAAGACGTGCAGGATGCCCCGGGCGAGCTGGTCGTACTCGATCCCCGTCCGGGCGCGCAGCTCCCGTAGGCTCGCGCCGCTCAAGCGGGCGAGGGCCGCGATGGCGGCGGCGTTTCTCCGGGTGCGGGCGGGCAGGCATTCCAACAGGAAGCGCGCGCCCCAGGCCCACTGGGCCGCTTCCCACCGCGGGCGGAACTTGAGCGGCGCGTCCTCGCGCCAAAGCCAGCGCAGCAGCTTGGCCGGCGCCTCGGGATTGGCCCAGGGCTCGGCGTGGCTCACGGACACCTGGCCGCCGTTGGCGAAGCTCGTCTCCAGCGCCGGGCCGGGTTGACGCTCGACCACCGTGACGCGATGGCCGGCCTCCGCCAGATACCAGGCGCTGGTGACGCCGATCACGCCGGCGCCGAGAACGATGATCTCCATTCCGCTGAGGAGGTGCGAAAGCCGCAAATGATGGGGCGGGGACCGCTTGCTGGCAAGGGTAACCCTCCCACCGGCGAGAAGCGCACCGGGCGGGCGATCTTGCCGGGCCAAAACAAAGCGTTGCGTCGGCGCCGCCGACCTCGCCGACCTAGCGCGGGCCGACGACGCGGCCCTCGTCGGGGAAAAAATCCTCGAGGCCCTCTCGGCGCCGATCTGCACCGCCGGCCACGAGCTCGGCATTTCGTGCAGCATCGGCATCAGCGTCTATCCCGAGGACGGGAAGGACTTCGCCACCCTCACGACCAACGCCGACATGGCCATGTATCACGCCAAGAAGAAAGGGGGCAGCTTCCACTTTTACATGCCGGAGATGCGCGTCCCGGCGCTCGACGGCCCGGGCCATCCTTGACCCTTAAATATCCGGGTTAAGCCACCCCGTGCTTCTTGAACCAGGCGAGCATGCGCCGCCAGCCATCCTCGGCGGCGTCCTTGCGATAGGTGGGCCGATAGTCGGCGTGGAAGCCATGGGGCATGCCCTCGTACAGGATGATCTCCGAGGGGCTGCCCGTTTTCTTGAGCGCCGCCCGCATCCTCTCCACCGTGTCGTTGGGGATGCCCTGGTCGGCTCCGCCGTAGAGCCCGAGCACGGGGGCGTGCAGCTTGTCCGCCACATCGATGGGATGGGTGGGCATGGTGGGCGTACGCTCCGCGACGATGCGCCCATACCAGGCCACCCCCGCCTTCAGCCGCGGATTGTGAGCGGCATAGAGCCAGACGATGCGCCCGCCGTAGCAAAAGCCGGTGATGCCCAGGCGCTTCCCGTCACCGAAGCCGCTCTTCTCGGCCCAGGCAACCGCCGCGTCCAGGTCGGACAGCACCTGGGCATCGGGCACCTTGGACACCACGTGCTTGAGGAGGTCGGGGATACTCTCGTACTTGCGCGGATCCCCCTGGCGGTGGAAAAGCTCGGGCGCGACTGCGAGATAACCCAGCTTGGCCAGGCGCCGGCACACGTCCTGGATGTATTCGTGCACGCCGAAGATCTCCTGCACCACCAGGATCACCGGGAACGGCCCGCCCCGATCGGGCATGGCCCGATAGGCGGGGATCTTCCCGTCGGCGGTGGGAACGGACACTTCTCCGTCCACCAGGCCCTTGGAATCGGTCCTGATCAGCGTCTCGGCGCACACGGGCTGCACCGCCAGAGCAAAGCCGCCGGCGAGGAGCCCGGCGACGAAGGCGCGGCGATTCATTTCCGGGGCGGGGCACAGGCTATCGAGCTCTTGCTTGACATGCGGGTCCATGAAGCACTCCTTTCTATGCAGGCGGCCCGGCCCTTTCCCCTTCCACCTCTCCCACCGGGAGAGGAGATCCCACTTCTTCTTTCCCCAGCGGAGGAAGAAAACCATCCAGTCCCTCCCCCCGGAGAGAGGGGGGACAGCGGTCAATGGTTCGTCAACCGTTGACCGGAAGTTCAGTGGGGAGCGCCGGGCACGGCGAGTCGGGCCGCTCAATGGTAGATTAAAGCCTTGATGGAAAAAAGACGCCCATGACGGAGCACTGGAGCCTCCCGGCCCTGTTGCTGTCGAGCTTTCTCGCCGCCACCCTGCTGCCGGGCGGCTCCGAGGCGGTCCTCTTCGGCGTGCTCAAGCATTCGCCGGAGCTCTATTTTCCCGCCATCGGGGTCGCCACCCTGGGCAATACCCTAGGCGGAATGACCTCCTATCTGATCGGCCGGCTGATCCCGCCCAAAGAGCCCCTCAAGGGGCTGGCCTTCGTGCGGCGATACGGGAGCGCGGCGCTCCTTCTCGCCTGGGCGCCCGTGGCGGGCGACGCCCTGTGCGTGACCGCCGGCTGGTTGCGGGTCAACCCCTGGTGGTCGGCGGGCTTCATGGCCCTGGGCAAGCTCGCCCGTTATCTCGCCATCGCCCAGCTCGCGCAATGACAGGGGCGTTGCACTATTATCCCTCCGGCCGTCATGGGTGAGTCCCCTCCCGCAGTGCGGTAAAATTTCCTTTTAAGCCGTCCTGGTGCTGCAGTGGGTCCCGACATTCCGACCGCGCTCCTTCCCGCCGCCGCCCGTCTGCGGGAAATCCCGTACAACTACACCTCCTTCTCCGACCGGGAGATCGTGATCCGCCTCCTGGGGGAGCCCTCCTGGCACCTGATTAACGAGCTCAGGGCCGAGCGGCGCACCGGCCGCTCGGCGCGCATGCTCTACGAGGTGCTGGGCGACATCTGGGTGGTGTCGCGCAACCCCTACCTCCAGGACGACCTGCTCGGGAACCGGGCCCGAAGGAAAGCCCTGGTCGAGGCCCTGCGCCATCGCCTCGCTCTGATCGAGGAGCGGCGCCAAGGCAGCGAAAAGGTGAAGATCCTCCTCGACCGGGCCCACGCCGCTGTGGACGCCTTCGAGGCCGAGTTCGAGGAAGTGGCGAAGCTGCGCCGGCGGGTCCTGAGACGCCTTTCCCGGGTGACGCGCCGAGACAACATCCAGTTCGACGGCCTGGCGCGGGTGTCCCACGTGACCGACGCCACCGACTGGCGTGTGGAGTACCCCTTCGTGGTGATCCACCCCGACACCGAGGAGGAGATCGCTCCCATCGTGCGGGCCTGTATCGAGCTCGGCCTCACCCTCATCCCCCGGGGCGGCGGCACCGGCTACACCGGCGGCGCTGTGCCCCTCACCAAGCGCTCGGCGGTGATCAACACCGAGAAGCTGGAGCGCCTGGGCCGGTGGAGCGGGTGAAGCTCCCGGGGCTCGACCTGGAGGTGCCCACCCTCCTGTGCCAGGCGGGGGTGGTGACCCGGCGGGCCATGGACGCCGCCGAAGCCGAGGGGCTGGTGTTCGCCGTGGACCCCACCTCGGCGGACGCCTCCTGCATCGGCGGCAATATCGCCATGAACGCCGGCGGGAAAAAGGCGGTGCTGTGGGGCACCGCGGTGGACAACCTGGCCGCCTGGCGCATGGTCACCCCCGAGGGACGCTGGCTCACCGTGGAGCGGCTGGACCACAACTTGGGCAAGATCCACGAGGTGGAAGTGGCGCGCTTTCGCGTCACCCGCTACGCCGACGACGGGAAGACCCCGCTGGGCGAACCCGAGGTCCTGGAATCCCGGGCCGCGCCTTCCGCAAGCCGGGGCTGGGCAAGGACGTGACCGACAAGGTGCTCGGGGGGCTGCCCGGCGTACAGAAGGAGGGCTGCGACGGCATCATCACCTCCGCCCGCTTCATCCTGCATCGCATGCCGGCCCACGTGCGCACGGTGTGCCTGGAGTTCTTCGGAAGCGTGCACGAGGCGGTGCCTTCCATCGTGGAGATCAAGGATTATCTGGACCGGCACCCCAAGGCCGTCCTGGCCGGACTGGAGCACCTGGACCAGCGCTACCTCAAGGCGGTGGGCTATGCCACCAAGGCCCGGCGCCACGGGCTGCCCAAAATGGTGCTGATCGGCGACATCGTGGGCGACGACGAGCAGGAAGTGGCCCGCGCCGCCTCCGAGGTGGTGCGCATCGCCAACCACCGGGGCGGCGAAGGTTTCATCGCCGTCACCGCGGAGGCGCGCAAACGCTTCTGGCTCGACCGGGGCCGCACGGCGGCCATCGCCAGGCACACCAACGCCTTCAAGATCAACGAGGACGTGGTCATTCCCCTCCCCCGCCTCGGCGACTACACCGACGGCATCGAGCGGATCAACGTCGAGCTGTCCATCAAGAACAAGCTCCGGCTGCTGGATGCCCTGGAAGAGTTCCTGCAGGGCGATCTTCCGGTGGCGCTGGAGGATGAGTCGATTCCCAAGGCAGAGGTCATCGGCAACCGGGCCGAGCAGGCCCTGGAGCTGATCCGCAATGCCCGGACCCGGTGGCGTTTCCTGCTGGACAACCTGGACCGTGCAATCGGTGCGCTGCCGGCGGACGGACCGGTGGCCTGGCCCGAGGGCGTGGGACCCGAAGACACGGTGTTCGGGGTGCTGCAGGACTACCGGCTGCGGGTGTCCTGGAAAAAAGAGGTGCGGGAGCCCCTGCGGCAAATCTTCGGCGGCAAAGCCTTCCAGCCGGCGCTGGAGGCGTGCGAGGCCATCCACCAGCGGGTGCTCAAGAGCCGAGTGTTCGTGGCCCTGCACATGCACGCCGGTGACGGCAACGTGCACACCAACATCCCGGTCAACTCCGACGACTACGAGATGCTGCAGGAGGCCAACGCCGCCGTGCGCCGCATCATGGCGCTGCGCCAAGTCCCTGGGCGGCGTCGTCTCCGGCGAGCACGGCATCGGCATCACCAAGCTGGAGTTCCTTGAGCCGGGCGAGGTCGAGAGCGTTCCGCGCCTACAAGCAGCGGATCGATCCCAACGGGCACTTCAACCGGGGCAAGCTCCTG
This region includes:
- a CDS encoding N-acetyltransferase, coding for MRPEEAPEISRFMLAAFDEFMAKDFDEWGKASFAKFAAPEALLARQAYGYLTLVAEEGGRLAGLIQVRWPSHIVALFVRKEYQGRGIGRALVTEAVRRIEMECPEAEFVTVVSSPHAVGFYRRLGFETVYADGARSAEHGMRLPLTSAADPEH
- a CDS encoding hypothetical protein (possible pseudo, frameshifted), translated to MEIIVLGAGVIGVTSAWYLAEAGHRVTVVERQPGPALETSFANGGQVSVSHAEPWANPEAPAKLLRWLWREDAPLKFRPRWEAAQWAWGARFLLECLPARTRRNAAAIAALARLSGASLRELRARTGIEYDQLARGILHVFTEPEDYEAARRKLPALTALGLRLELKSAAECVGLEPALAASRAPIHGGLYCPDDESGDARKFTEALAALAAQRGVAFRYGTRIEGLQTGGGRVTGVRVTADGGSEGPGRRRPRGLPRKL
- a CDS encoding carboxymethylenebutenolidase codes for the protein MDPHVKQELDSLCPAPEMNRRAFVAGLLAGGFALAVQPVCAETLIRTDSKGLVDGEVSVPTADGKIPAYRAMPDRGGPFPVILVVQEIFGVHEYIQDVCRRLAKLGYLAVAPELFHRQGDPRKYESIPDLLKHVVSKVPDAQVLSDLDAAVAWAEKSGFGDGKRLGITGFCYGGRIVWLYAAHNPRLKAGVAWYGRIVAERTPTMPTHPIDVADKLHAPVLGLYGGADQGIPNDTVERMRAALKKTGSPSEIILYEGMPHGFHADYRPTYRKDAAEDGWRRMLAWFKKHGVA
- the yqaA gene encoding membrane protein, encoding MTEHWSLPALLLSSFLAATLLPGGSEAVLFGVLKHSPELYFPAIGVATLGNTLGGMTSYLIGRLIPPKEPLKGLAFVRRYGSAALLLAWAPVAGDALCVTAGWLRVNPWWSAGFMALGKLARYLAIAQLAQ
- a CDS encoding hypothetical protein (possible pseudo, frameshifted); the encoded protein is MGPDIPTALLPAAARLREIPYNYTSFSDREIVIRLLGEPSWHLINELRAERRTGRSARMLYEVLGDIWVVSRNPYLQDDLLGNRARRKALVEALRHRLALIEERRQGSEKVKILLDRAHAAVDAFEAEFEEVAKLRRRVLRRLSRVTRRDNIQFDGLARVSHVTDATDWRVEYPFVVIHPDTEEEIAPIVRACIELGLTLIPRGGGTGYTGGAVPLTKRSAVINTEKLERLGRWSG
- a CDS encoding hypothetical protein (possible pseudo, frameshifted); translation: MERVKLPGLDLEVPTLLCQAGVVTRRAMDAAEAEGLVFAVDPTSADASCIGGNIAMNAGGKKAVLWGTAVDNLAAWRMVTPEGRWLTVERLDHNLGKIHEVEVARFRVTRYADDGKTPLGEPEVLESRAAPSASRGWART
- a CDS encoding hypothetical protein (possible pseudo, frameshifted) gives rise to the protein MTDKVLGGLPGVQKEGCDGIITSARFILHRMPAHVRTVCLEFFGSVHEAVPSIVEIKDYLDRHPKAVLAGLEHLDQRYLKAVGYATKARRHGLPKMVLIGDIVGDDEQEVARAASEVVRIANHRGGEGFIAVTAEARKRFWLDRGRTAAIARHTNAFKINEDVVIPLPRLGDYTDGIERINVELSIKNKLRLLDALEEFLQGDLPVALEDESIPKAEVIGNRAEQALELIRNARTRWRFLLDNLDRAIGALPADGPVAWPEGVGPEDTVFGVLQDYRLRVSWKKEVREPLRQIFGGKAFQPALEACEAIHQRVLKSRVFVALHMHAGDGNVHTNIPVNSDDYEMLQEANAAVRRIMALRQVPGRRRLRRARHRHHQAGVP